The following are encoded together in the Zingiber officinale cultivar Zhangliang chromosome 8A, Zo_v1.1, whole genome shotgun sequence genome:
- the LOC122012532 gene encoding ubiquitin fusion degradation protein 1 homolog, translated as MLFGGFNYHGNSFEQSYLCYPASFIDKPQLEMGDKIIMPPSALDRLASLHIDYPMLFELYNGATERVSHCGVLEFIAEEGMIYMPYWMMQNLLLQEGDIVRVKNATLPKGTYVKLQPHTKDFLDISNPKAILETTLRNFSCLTTGDSIMVAYNNKKYYIDIIETKPSSAISIIETDCEVDFAPPLDYKEPERPQASVPTSKKVEQAHEPQNEAEVERKFTAFTGFGRRLDGKPAKEVFSSDSSPMQDKKSETASSTKPISPSTSEASTSRQTKGKLVFGSNANRAPKEAQVAPKETKEPAKEEEPKFQPFTGKKYSLKG; from the exons ATG CTATTTGGAGGATTTAATTACCATGGGAATTCATTTGAGCAGTCTTACCTTTGCTATCCAGCTTCATTCATTGATAAG CCTCAACTGGAGATGGGGGATAAAA TCATAATGCCACCCTCTGCTCTTGACCGTCTTG CTTCTTTACATATTGATTATCCGATGTTATTTGAGTTGTACAATGGTGCAACAGAAAGAGTTTCTCACTGTGGTGTTCTAGAATTTATAGCAGAAGAAGGAATGATATACATGCCATATTGG ATGATGCAAAATTTACTTCTGCAAGAGGGAGATATTGTCCGTGTCAAAAATGCAACCCTCCCAAAGGGTACATATGTGAAGCTGCAGCCTCATACAAAAGACTTTCTGGATATTTCAAACCCCAAGGCTAT CTTGGAAACAACTTTAAGAAACTTCTCTTGTTTGACGACCGGTGACAGTATAATGGTAGCATACAACAATAAGAAATACTACATAGATATAATCGAAACAAAGCCCTCATCTGCAATCAGCATTATTGAGACCGACTGTGAGGTTGATTTTGCACCGCCTCTTGATTATAAAGAACCAGAGCGGCCACAAGCTTCTGTACCTACAAGCAAAAAAGTGGAACAAG cTCATGAACCACAAAATGAAGCTGAAGTTGAAAGAAAATTTACTGCGTTTACTGGCTTTGGAAGAAGGCTGGATGGAAAGCCAGCAAAGGAGGTTTTTTCAAGCGATTCTTCACCAATGCAAGACAAAAAGTCTGAAACTGCAAGCAGTACGAAGCCAATATCACCTTCAACTTCCGAGGCCAGCACTTCCCGCCAAACTAAGGGGAAGCTTGTTTTTGGTTCAAATGCAAACCGTGCTCCAAAAGAAGCCCAG